In Taeniopygia guttata chromosome 2, bTaeGut7.mat, whole genome shotgun sequence, one genomic interval encodes:
- the LOC115493766 gene encoding uncharacterized protein, with protein sequence MAERAAVISRDEEEIQNSSDDEDRLPTQVAVTASPGCSASASLDSPEEDKGSSAVPERLCALSSRAVAQLKVLTGPEMVSGVQAQRTAPGLAEHPLAAVDASLGASSCPAAVDNLLPVDLASLHAKSPCCDGKLSSEVLQVPRVPDEASEALQAGTDTQQAGSGTESSMASCSLGRVTWRKTTTVMETLENKKKEEKEKYRLQLAMYRRLLLLRSIRSLHRQLEQQQARLQECYGTVINTKKEVLKHICSTSPSPSP encoded by the coding sequence ATGGCTGAGAGAGCCGCTGTAATATCAAGAGATGAAGAGGAGATCCAAAACAGCAGTGACGATGAAGACAGACTTCCGACTCAAGTTGCTGTAACAGCATCCCCTGGTTGCTCTGCCAGTGCATCACTAGACAGCCCTGAGGAAGACAAGGGGAGCTCAGCAGTGCCAGAAAGACTGTGTGCCCTCTCCAGCAGGGCAGTGGCCCAGCTAAAAGTCCTGACTGGCCCAGAGATGGTTAGTGGTGTCCAGGCACAGAGGAcagcccctgggctggctgAGCATCCTCTGGCAGCTGTAGATGCATCCTTAGGTGCCTCCTCATGCCCTGCAGCAGTTGATAACCTGCTGCCTGTGGACCTTGCCTCCCTGCATGCCAAAAGCCCCTGCTGTGATGGCAAATTGAGTTCAGAAGTGCTGCAGGTCCCGAGGGTGCCCGATGAGGCCAGCGaagccctgcaggcagggactgacacgcagcaggcagggagcggCACTGAGAGCAGCATGGCCTCTTGCAGTTTGGGACGTGTGACTTGGAGGAAGACCACAACAGTAATGGAGACcttagaaaataagaaaaaggaggaaaaggagaagtaCCGGCTCCAGCTAGCAATGTACCGACGGCTCCTGCTGTTGCGTTCCATCAGGAGTTTGcacaggcagctggagcagcagcaggccaGGCTGCAGGAATGCTATGGCACAGTGataaatacaaagaaagaaGTGTTGAAGCACATTTGCTCAACCTCGCCCTCACCTTCGCCGTAA